A section of the Meles meles chromosome 8, mMelMel3.1 paternal haplotype, whole genome shotgun sequence genome encodes:
- the CCND1 gene encoding G1/S-specific cyclin-D1: MAHQLLCCEVETIRRAYPDANLLNDRVLRAMLKAEETCAPSVSYFKCVQKEILPSMRKIVATWMLEVCEEQKCEEEVFPLAMNYLDRFLSLEPVKKSRLQLLGATCMFVASKMKETIPLTAEKLCIYTDNSIRPDELLQMELLLVNKLKWNLAAMTPHDFIEHFLSKMPVAEENRQIIRKHAQTFVALCATDVKFISNPPSMVAAGSVVAAVQGLHLGGSNSFLSCHRLTRFLSKVIKCDADCLRACQEQIEALLESSLRQAQQQSLDPKAAEEEEEEEEADLACTPTDVRDVNI, encoded by the exons ATGGCACACCAACTCTTATGCTGCGAGGTGGAGACCATCCGCCGGGCGTACCCCGATGCCAACCTTCTCAACGACCGGGTGCTGCGGGCCATGCTCAAGGCGGAGGAGACCTGCGCACCCTCCGTGTCCTACTTCAAATGTGTGCAGAAGGAGATCCTGCCGTCCATGCGGAAGATCGTGGCCACCTGGATGCTGGAG GTCTGCGAGGAGCAGAAGTGCGAGGAGGAGGTCTTCCCGCTGGCCATGAACTACCTGGACCGCTTCCTGTCGCTGGAGCCGGTGAAAAAGAGCCGCCTGCAGCTGCTGGGGGCCACCTGCATGTTCGTGGCCTCGAAGATGAAGGAGACCATCCCCCTGACGGCCGAGAAGCTGTGCATCTACACTGACAACTCCATCCGGCCTGACGAGCTGCTG CAAATGGAGCTGCTCCTGGTGAACAAGCTCAAGTGGAACCTGGCCGCGATGACCCCGCATGACTTCATCGAACACTTCCTCTCCAAGATGCCCGTGGCCGAGGAGAACCGACAGATCATTCGCAAGCACGCGCAGACCTTCGTTGCCCTCTGTGCCACAG ACGTGAAGTTCATTTCCAACCCACCGTCCATGGTGGCGGCCGGGAGCGTGGTGGCCGCCGTACAAGGCCTGCACCTGGGAGGTTCCAACAGCTTCCTGTCCTGCCATCGCCTCACACGGTTCCTCTCCAAAGTGATCAAGTGTGACGCA GACTGTCTCCGCGCGTGCCAGGAGCAGATCGAAGCTCTGTTGGAGTCCAGCCTGCGCCAGGCCCAGCAGCAGAGCCTGGACCCCAAGGCGgcggaggaagaggaggaagaggaggaggccgACCTGGCCTGCACGCCCACCGACGTGCGAGATGTGAACATTTGA